A window from Mixophyes fleayi isolate aMixFle1 chromosome 12, aMixFle1.hap1, whole genome shotgun sequence encodes these proteins:
- the S100A1 gene encoding protein S100-A1 has product MSSQLEGAMETLISVFHTYSAREGDKQKLSRKELKDLLQNELGEYLETQKDASSVDKIMKDLDENGDGEVDFQEFVILVASLTVACNTFFCESS; this is encoded by the exons ATGTCTTCCCAGTTGGAAGGAGCTATGGAAACACTGATCTCCGTCTTCCATACGTACTCAGCCCGGGAGGGTGACAAGCAGAAGctcagcaggaaggagctgaaggaCCTACTACAGAACGAGCTCGGAGAGTATCTAGAG ACCCAGAAAGATGCTTCATCTGTGGACAAGATCATGAAGGACCTGGATGAGAATGGGGACGGAGAGGTGGACTTCCAGGAGTTTGTCATTCTGGTGGCCTCGTTGACGGTGGCCTGTAACACCTTCTTCTGCGAGAGCAGCTGA
- the S100A13 gene encoding protein S100-A13 gives MAAAQTDVERALVTIVKCFFDHAAEEGKKDTLSREEFNKLVSAELPHLKKDVSAEEKMEKLDINQDKEMKFKEYWRLIGERAKQIKEEVKAKKK, from the exons ATGGCGGCTGCACAGACTGATGTGGAACGAGCCCTTGTGACAATCGTGAAATGTTTCTTTGACCATGCAGCTGAGGAGGGCAAGAAGGATACCCTGAGTAGGGAGGAATTTAACAAACTGGTCTCCGCTGAGCTCCCGCACCTGAAGAAG GACGTGTCTGCGGAGGAGAAGATGGAGAAACTGGACATTAACCAGGATAAGGAGATGAAGTTTAAAGAGTACTGGAGGCTAATTGGAGAGAGGGCAAAGCAAATTAAGGAAGAGGTCAAGGCCAAGAAGAAGTGA